A genomic stretch from Microtus pennsylvanicus isolate mMicPen1 chromosome 11, mMicPen1.hap1, whole genome shotgun sequence includes:
- the Tnfrsf17 gene encoding tumor necrosis factor receptor superfamily member 17, whose translation MAQQCFHSEYFDSLLHACKPCHLRCSNPPVPCQPYCNPSMTSSMKGIHIVLWTFLGLTLTVSLALFTLTFLLRKMNSEALKDKLQNPGSVLPDMANSDLMKSRADDIRIFPRSLEYTVEECTCEDCAESIPKVDSDHFPLPAMEEGATILVTTKTSDYGKNMPTASESVTGMEKPIHSRE comes from the exons ATGGCTCAGCAGTGCTTCCACAGTGAATATTTTGACAGTCTGCTGCATGCTTGCAAACCTTGCCACCTTCGATGTTCCAACCCTCCTGTACCCTGTCAGCCTTACTGCAATCCAA GCATGACCAGCTCGATGAAAGGGATACATATTGTTCTCTGGACCTTCTTGGGCTTGACCTTGActgtttctctggctctttttACACTCACATTCTTGCTGAGGAAGATGAACTCTGAAGCACTGAAGGACAAACTTCAAAACCCAG GATCCGTTCTGCCGGACATGGCCAATTCCGACCTGATGAAGAGCAGGGCTGATGACATAAGGATTTTTCCCCGAAGCCTGGAGTATACGGTGGAGGAATGCACCTGTGAGGACTGTGCCGAGAGCATCCCGAAGGTTGATTCTGACCACTTCCCACTTCCAGCCATGGAGGAGGGCGCAACCATTCTCGTCACCACGAAAACAAGTGACTATGGCAAGAATATGCCAACTGCTTCGGAAAGTGTCACAGGGATGGAGAAACCAATTCATTCTAGAGAATGA